The Carassius gibelio isolate Cgi1373 ecotype wild population from Czech Republic chromosome B11, carGib1.2-hapl.c, whole genome shotgun sequence genomic sequence GCTTGGTGAATAAAAGgcaggtttttttcttttgtttgttttgttactaTGTCTTATTTGAAATACAGATGCAGCAAAGAATCTTTCAGTCGGCAAGGATTCTAATGAGTCTCCAAGTGAAGATCCTGGTCAGGTAAAACTAAAGCATGGTGCAGAGGAGAAACAGTGTCCACTACTCCTCTTCATGGCAAACAATTGATCAGAAAATCAAATAAATCCTGATCATGATAAATCAAATTTGATTAATTCCATTGCTTGTTATTTCTTTGTAAGTGAAAGGCTGACAAAAGTGCTTTGTGTAGGGCTTTTTTAGTACAAAAtcaattgtaattttttaatttatttgttaaaatatgatTTAGGTCTTTATATTGGTGCTTTTTAAGCATACAATACTTACAGCCTTTTAcatatgtcagttttttttttctattttttttttttatgtgtgctctaATCAGTGTTACTTTAATGTCCATAATTGTCTTCTCAAGCTTTCACATCTTTTCTTTACATTGTAGTTGCTCAGACTTTTGCTACAATGCAGTTTTTGTGTGTAGAATTGCATCATGATCCGTAGCCTGTTTGCCATGAAGGGGAGGGCGGCAGCTGTCTCCGCCAGCCGTATCTGTACAGAGTGGCACCGTCTCTGTACTTCCCCACGGCCGGCTTGGTCTGGTGGTCCTTCCGGAGAAGCCACCAGCATGGGCCTGGCTGCTGGGGGACAGAGTACCTGTCTCTGTTTGTCGCTCAGAGTTTCCTTCTCTGCGTCGTTGGTTCTTTCGGAAGGACTGCAGCTTCCTTCTCAGTTCGCAGGCCCTTTTCTCCCCTTTCCCCTCTGTCATACACCCATCCACATTTAACACCATTGGCATGACGGTTTACGGTTGTGAGTTGGCGGAATTAAGTTAGGTGGAGTTGGGAAAAGCAATCTTGGAGGAGGTGCTTGGTACCGTCATGCGTTTGTGCTaaactttaaaggggtcacatgattgTGTTATGTAGCTGTTTGTGCGTGTATACGATCTGCAGAGTAACAAGGGTCAAAGTCTCCCACAAAAGTATTTATTCTATCTAAAAGAGAATCCAGATTCAAGTCAggctaaaatggctcattcaaacacacccccacatgtctatgcaCGATGTGGAAAAATTTGCGTGATGCTGCCCAAATGTGCGTGCAAAGAAAGAATGCGTGGTTTCAGCCGCGCAGTAGTGTTgatgcagccatgtcagggagacgctgtgtgtttctgtgcaaaAGTAAAAAAGCACTTTGGCCTTACGGAAGTAGATGCAATTATGAATAATTGTTAAAATTCGTTTACAGCAGAACAAAACCAAAATATTCGAAATTtgtgcaacgcattttatggacaacaGTTTTATGTTGCGTAGAAGGCTGGCTgtgcactataaaaaaaaataaaaaaaaacagtgtctaagtatgttttgttattaattcaagtttttgctattgactgttcaaatgcagagttttgcgcaGCGTAGAGTAACACGTCGTGTGTGTGAGGAGAACAGGGTCTCATCACAGAAGTGAACAGCCTGTCAGAAATCATAACACCACAGTCTtaaccgtggcttgtgtactgcatcaTCACGGTGTCTGTCACGGGACTCTGTTGCCCTTTCGTGCTTGAACTGAAGGTGAAAATAACAACATTATAACTAACATCTTGATATTTACTCCACTATTATGGTAATGGCGTTACATTTCTGACACATGCTTGCAATCACAAttcactgggtcagctggccaatcagagcagactgcacttgtcggaaggagggCGAAAAAATGCGTTAGAGAGGCGGGCCAAAGAGGACctacagtaatgtacagtatttgaaaaataatgtgtcttttgaacattaaagcatgtcaacatattctgttactcaaaataattatttttaaaatcgcatcatatgacccctttaaatagaaAGTCTTTGAGCAATTAATGCTAATAATATGAGCTTTAAAAGGTGCTATTTTGGATTGGCTTTTTTATGTTAATTACACATACTAGTGTTAATTGGTGAGATGTAATTTAAATACAAGGTGTCTACTTGTTTGTTGCTAATTTATTTGCACTTACAGCTGCAGCGGTGTCTAATATCTCCATCATTTGCGACCCATTATAAGCAACATTTTTAGAAATGTCCTATTTTTTTCCACCTCCCACAACTTGTGAGAACTTGGCCTTTAGTTGCCACACCCACGGGCGCCTGCTGTGAAGGAACTGCTGTTCTACCGTGTGTCATGTCATTACTGTATGCTGATTCCTTTTTTTCCCTTACCCTGTAGGTTTCCAGTGGGTTGATCAGCTCTGGACAGGCTCTCATTGCTGGTAGTTCCAGCACTGGTGCAACACAGAGCTGCTCGCAACGCAGGCCACGCGATCCTGATGAAGGTCAGCATTAGCCAGCGAAAACAAACTTTAGACCatgtattcattataattattatccaGCAGTTTTTTCATTGTAATATGTAGTGTAAAATCAGATATTGATCTTACAGACTCCTCAGACGGCTTGCCTAGGTCTGCTTGTAAACGGCCAAAACTGGATGTTACTCTAGAAGAGTGGGACCTTTCTGGGTTGCCCTGGTGGTTTCTTGGTAACCTGCGAAGTAATTACACTCGCCGGAGCAACGGTTCAACGGATATTCACACCAATCAAGTAAGAGGGCACGATAACCAGAACATAATTAATATGGTTAttttcatgaagaaaaataagaaaaaaaaactcggGCTTATTGGAGTTTAGTCATTGTAGTGAGACTGTCACACAACTAGACTGAGGGAACAGCTCTCTCCCGGACAGGACGAGGACACGGCCATTGTTTCTGACACCACAGATGATCTTTGGTTCCTGAATGAGGCAGAGAGCGAGCAAGTGAGTGTGGAGATGAAGGAGGCAGTGCTGGAGCAGGGTAGTGACGCGGAGTCCCCACATGAAGAAGAGGAGACTGGGAAAGATGGTAAAGATGACAGAAAGgtaatgtttttactttattgacTGTTTCATTTTAACATTATCGTGTCATCATAACCAGTTAAATGCAattcattttcactttcagaTGCAAGATCGGGATGATGACTCTCAGTGTTTAAGTGATGACACTGATACAGAGATCTCCACACAGGTATACTTTTAAGATAAATAGTACTTTTGCTGTTCATTACTAGTGATCAGCCAGCTCTTTTTAAATGGCCAATGTCGATACTGACCCACCTACTtaagggaatagttcacccaaaaatttaaattctgtcattattcaccctcatgtcattccaaacctgtaagaccttcgttcatctttggaacacaaataaatatatttttgatgaattccgagagctctctgaaccTCCCATAGACAGCACGGATGATACCACAATCAACGTCCAGAAACGTAGCacggacatcattaaaataatccattgacatcagtggttaaaccataattttacaaagttaCGAGTATACTTTTTCTGTGCAAAAATAACGAACTTATTCAACAATGTCAGTGATGTTCAGTGATTATTTTAACGATgcccttgctacgtttctggacttccaaacttttgaacagttttgtataatgaatttaatatttaaatgtaagatTTAAATAACtctgtgtatatttacatttatcatctttacatttattgtgtttatgtTCCAACATAGTTACACATAGATGGAAGGCATATCTTATTCAAATGTCCTCTTCTTTTGGCAGGATGCGTGGCAGTGTTCAGAGTGCCGCAAATTTAACACCCCTCTTCAAAGGTACTGTATGCGCTGTTGGGCTCTGCGGAAAGACTGGTACAAGGATTGTCCTCGTCTTGTGCACTCAATCTCCGTGCCAGACATCCCCGCCTGCAGTTCACGTCCCGAGAGGGATGAAGAcgaggaggatgatgatggaaTCGACATGCCTGACTGCCTTAGGACTGTGTCTGACCCCGTCGTCCTCCCCTCACACCACGTCACGAGAAACATCCCCACATCATCCACCTCATCGTCTAAAGGAAAGGGTCCCTCCCGGGTTCACCAGCACCACTCACAGGAGAGCTCAGAGGGAGACAGCCAGGACACGCTGGACATGGAGACAGAATGCCAACCAGAGGCCATACTGGAACCCTGCAAGCTGTGCCGAGTGCGGCCGCGGAATGGCAACATCATCCACGGCCGCACCGCGCACTTGATCACCTGTTTCCCCTGTGCCCGCAGGCTGCACAAATTTCATGCTCCTTGCCCAGGCTGTGGCCAGGTTATACAGAAGGTCATTAAAACCTTCATAGCATAACCGAAACATAAAGGCACGCATGTATTATAAAGGCACACTCAcatactaataataaatgttccCTTATATGGAAGAAGGCAGGGTGACTGACAAACCATTTCTGGGCTAAAACGAATGCACGGTGTATCAGTGTAATAGTGCAGTGTATCTATTATGATGATTAATGTTGTATAGTACAAATCAAGTATATATAATGTACAGAATGTAATTTAAAGAAACTGACCTCGTATTGTTGGTTCGCCATTGTTTTGTTAGCTTAACAAAACGTGATCTCTTGCATCTGCTTAGCATCTGTAAGGTGAAAGAGAGGGGTACATGCCTTGATTTGCTACTGAGAGTAGGAAGTTGTGAATCAAGGGTCAAAAATATGAATAGACCCTTAAGAAATGCATGGCTTCAGTATTTGTGCCTGCATGAACCATTCAAATCTTAGTTTTTACTACTTTAAACAGACCAGACAGTGTGCTATTAGTGCTTTCAATGTActtgacaacttttttttttttttgtaagaagtaTAGAatgtcattttacatttttcccTCTTGCAGATTTCAGGCACTTAAAGACTAAAGCTCTAGGAGTCATTCCTGCGTGATATTTCGTACGCATGGTAAAGAGTTTTCCTTTAGACAGTTGCTTTAAGCAGATGATAtgggaatatttatttatttataaacttagTTTTGGTTGATGAGATCAAATGGGATGACCAGTCACATGTCATTCCTGTGCTATAGTGTGAGATCCAATTGTATTACAAATGTAAAGTATTAAACTTTTCATATATGGGAGCTACAATAGAAAAGAGTAGTTGTGCCAATGGCCATGGTTTTCACTTCCAACTCTTTCTTTGGTTGCTGAAGATGCTCAGTTCTTTCCTTccattgtttgtttttctatacCTGAACAGATTTTGTGTATTATTTGAGGACAGTTGTGCTCTGTCTGTTCAGGATTTTGCCTCTCATCCACACATGTGCCTGTTTTATGAAGGTTAAGGAACTGCTAGGTTAAGTGGCATTTATTGAAAGGTATTTTTAAAAAAGTCTACCATActaccatattttttttatttcaaaatggtcATCTGTGTTTTTGGCTGCGTTAAGTAAAATTCACCAAAGTTGTATGGGATTTTAGGGGTTTTTTGTCCTCTGCTTTTCTTAGCACTGTGTTGTTTCCCATAACAAAGTGGATTCGGTCTCTGTTGTGTATTAAGCAAAGCAATTGTAGACTATTTGGAAAGAAAATCTATTGTCCTCAGCCATTAGATGTGGAAAGAGCTTTCAAACACAGTAAACAAAAAGGACtagctttgcttttttttctaataattgatattatttaacattttgaggATGTCAATCTAAATTTAGCTTGAATTTTTGTGTGTGGTACAAACACTGCTGTTTCACTGCCATTATATGCCTCACAGAACAAATTCATCCTAAGCCAGTGCAATTATAAAATGAAGTCTATTTGGtgggttttgtttgtttgcttttttatcCAAACCTGGTTTCTGTTCAGATTAATCtgaacagttgttgttgttgttgttttttttttgtttttttttttactgtaaaataagtaATGTAATCAATGggaataaatgctgtttgttCAGTTTTACTTGCAGCTTCATTGCAGTATTTCCACCGTTTATAACTCAATGACTTTTGCACCAATTGTGACTGTCATTTCACGTTACCAAAGAAACAAGGTACGTTTACTTTTTCTTTCTACCACAAGGAGGCAGTAACAGCCTTTTCCGTTTCGCAACGAATCGTTTGAAATCTGCTTTGCTGCCTTTGACTTTGCTCTTTGTATCTTTTGAAAAGCCCTCCTTTATTTAAATAGTGTATTCTCATCATATAAAAGCCAGTTTGTTCATAACGCATATTAAATCCATTGTTCATGTGCTTAATGTGTGTCTGATAATGTGAAGTATACATGATATTCAGCTTGTTTCTGTCCATCAGGCTTGTCCAATGGAAGACGCAGTGATGTAATTTGAAATCAATAACGGAAGTATCTCTGGGGGTCAGTCTCATGCTGAGGGATAATTGGGTTCTTCCTCTAATCACACCTCTAATCTCTCACCATCTCAGGTCTTCACAGTAATGGGCCTACCATCAGGTTAGATCTGTTAAACTGACAGTAGCTGGTCACTGAGGGGTCTACACATAAACAGCTCAATGTCCTCGTCGAAGGACGTGACCATTAAATGCCCTCAGTATTTCAAGCTTCAGTTTTACATGTTCTTTGCATTTGTCATGCTTTTTGatcttgtgaagaaaaaaattgattgattgtgattattgttctTCTGTCTTTCTACGGTTTATTTATACTTCTCCACCTTAATATGCCGTTTACTCTGACAGTTTTAGTTTGTGTAGGCACCAGACTGACATATTTATGTTTTCTCTTTGctttcatttacagtatatagcTGTACAAAAGATGTGTTGATTGAGAAACTGGTTTTGACAATGCATGAAGGAATGATTTGACCACATGTGTCCAGGTTGCCTGCTAGCAATTTCAGGTTattgcattttttcttcttcttcttcctctctcttttttttctttccctggTGTAACCAGGCTGAAATATTCATCCATTGCCGTCATGTATTCAGAGACAATGAATTTCATTAAGTAAGATTCTCCCAATGATAAATACTTATTAGAAATCCTGAAATAGCTTGATGCATTGACTGCTAATGGCACAGCTTAGCTCTGCATGTGCAATGAGTCATAGACCCGTCACACAGGAGGAATGACAGCTCATTGTTTTCACTTATTATACAGTAGTTATGGCCAGACTATTTAAATAACTGTGAATGATTTTCAATGAAGTGACAGTCACTTTTGTAGCAGCGATGTGTTTGGTTCTGTCTAGCTGTTCATTGTTTCATCAATATTGTGTTTTTTCACTGCTCTGAGCCTTTCTTCCAAACTGACTTTCCTTCCTTTCCAATATCTGTGTCTGTCCAAGGATGTGAAGCAGGATTTGTAAGATGTCTGgtgattttataacagtgaatCTACCTTTCACATATGCTACTAAAACTTAGGGCCcagtatgctcaccaaggctgcatatatttaattgcagtataatttaatttaatatattgtaaaatgtaattcaattcaattttccgCAGCGGTTCTTCGGTGTGACATGAACCTTCAATATATATAGTATTTGATCCTCATTTGATACATTacttattatcagtgctgaaaacagttgtgttgcttaaaacACAAGTTTTCCTAGATAAAAACAGTGACTGGCTCATTTTGTTTGCTTTGGGTAAATAAAAGCTGACTGATTTGGAACGACAATAGATTGCATTAATAATGGCCAAAATTAATTGTTTGCATCAGATGCCCTTTTGAAATGGGTGAGTTGAAATGCAGAGCAAACTGTGGAGTGTTATTATAGCTGTGGGGACCTCTCACACGGATGTATGTGCACACACTCTCATACCCCACCTAAAACAGCCCAGTTCTACTCCATTAACCAGTGTCACTTCCCATTTCTGGGCTCCTGCTCCCCCGTTCCATATTCCATTATCTTACTCACACGGTCTGCCTTCCTTCCCCTTATGGGGAAATCGATAGCCACACTAAATAGATTTCACAATCAATTTTTCTATCATCGTTCCACAAAACTGCTTCCAGGCTTTAAAAATGGGAACACTTTTAAGGAATGGAAAAAGAGAGCAACAGGATGTTTAAATTCCTGCTGGTCTTGTCTTGAGCGACTGAGGTTAGGGTGTATTTTTCACTAGATGTAGTCCGAATTGcattgaaaaaaaggttttaggTGAATAGTGTGTGCACTATTGCAAGAAGTATTGCCATAAGCCAGCTTGCTGTCATGGGCTGGTACTGTTTATACAATACTTACATTTTGGGGttaggtttttttattttgccaaatttagaaattaatatttaaatttcatcAGGTATACATTATTTTTGATGAATTGATCAAAAattggtttcaaataaatgctgttcttttctttACTTTGTATATCAAATCCAAAAAACAACAATTGTTAAGTCACTCTgttgttatttgtgtgtgtgtaactatcctgtttaaagaacttttttttcttctctataGTTGGCCACTTTATCTGTGCAGAGATTGATGGACAGTCATTTTCAGGCAGCGCCTGGGTGCTTTGATGGTGCTACTGCTTCATGATTATTTAACCAGCAGTGCCCGCTGGTTCGTCAATAAGTGAGTAATGTTTCCTCAACTGTGAAGTTTTTGTACAGAATGCCCATTATAAAGCAGCTGTATCCTCATTAAGGCAATTATTTCATCAATGTAAACCCAACAGCTCGTGCATCACAGGGACTCTATATTTCTTTCAATAGAACATTTCCTTTTGTCAGtgtggtatttttatttcagtaaaatcaaGTTAAATCAATCTTAATGATTGAGCCAATAATAGTCAAATGTCACATTATATCAGGTGACTAGTGTACCATTTAATAGTGAATTATGTTTTTTTGATTTGGGCTGAAACCAAATAAACCGATTTCAAGCTTGAGGCAATGAAATCAAGACTACTTCTTTCTCTCATTGATCAGGAAATTGAATTGAGAAGGTCATTTATTAAATCGTTATTCAGCAAATCTACCATTTATGCACTTTGACTATAGATGCCGCAATAGTGTTGTAGTTGAGCTTGCTTGGTTTTAATATTCCTTTGATCTtgcactgtaaaaatgtatttttttcccctccattAAATGG encodes the following:
- the LOC127967885 gene encoding protein Mdm4 isoform X1 — protein: MTSLSSSSSQLTGSSSSCRTLPGEGAQVHPRAPLLQILRVAGAQEEVFTLKEVMHYLGQYIMMKELYDKQRQHIVHCQDDPLGELLEVGSFSVKNPSPVYEMLKKNLFILNNSDAAKNLSVGKDSNESPSEDPGQVSSGLISSGQALIAGSSSTGATQSCSQRRPRDPDEDSSDGLPRSACKRPKLDVTLEEWDLSGLPWWFLGNLRSNYTRRSNGSTDIHTNQLSPGQDEDTAIVSDTTDDLWFLNEAESEQVSVEMKEAVLEQGSDAESPHEEEETGKDGKDDRKMQDRDDDSQCLSDDTDTEISTQDAWQCSECRKFNTPLQRYCMRCWALRKDWYKDCPRLVHSISVPDIPACSSRPERDEDEEDDDGIDMPDCLRTVSDPVVLPSHHVTRNIPTSSTSSSKGKGPSRVHQHHSQESSEGDSQDTLDMETECQPEAILEPCKLCRVRPRNGNIIHGRTAHLITCFPCARRLHKFHAPCPGCGQVIQKVIKTFIA
- the LOC127967885 gene encoding protein Mdm4 isoform X2 gives rise to the protein MTSLSSSSSQLTGSSSSCRTLPGEGAQVHPRAPLLQILRVAGAQEEVFTLKEVMHYLGQYIMMKELYDKQRQHIVHCQDDPLGELLEVGSFSVKNPSPVYEMLKKNLFILNNSDAAKNLSVGKDSNESPSEDPGQVSSGLISSGQALIAGSSSTGATQSCSQRRPRDPDEDSSDGLPRSACKRPKLDVTLEEWDLSGLPWWFLGNLRSNYTRRSNGSTDIHTNQDEDTAIVSDTTDDLWFLNEAESEQVSVEMKEAVLEQGSDAESPHEEEETGKDGKDDRKMQDRDDDSQCLSDDTDTEISTQDAWQCSECRKFNTPLQRYCMRCWALRKDWYKDCPRLVHSISVPDIPACSSRPERDEDEEDDDGIDMPDCLRTVSDPVVLPSHHVTRNIPTSSTSSSKGKGPSRVHQHHSQESSEGDSQDTLDMETECQPEAILEPCKLCRVRPRNGNIIHGRTAHLITCFPCARRLHKFHAPCPGCGQVIQKVIKTFIA